From one Amaranthus tricolor cultivar Red isolate AtriRed21 chromosome 17, ASM2621246v1, whole genome shotgun sequence genomic stretch:
- the LOC130804617 gene encoding helicase and polymerase-containing protein TEBICHI isoform X4: protein MDLNDNRSRIDQFFSSKKKRTLSPKIVKDSSPSAKGTLESYLVASQNESVKRNLALEIDLSTKNVNGETLLLSDDGFGGLVPSRPVPREDFGAGDAGSGSGSLDTSDQIQDFEDEENLIQYCSQVQQSSLHEQKVNGRKRFGSPSELVVEGTTSKRRHYVVDKENSLPDEQTPPCDKRAPDAESCSSFSTEAINSTARVDFNKDFCKSQVSLRKCNKITESASMVNDCTTPAARCTKLSARETPVSLHGSSVFSLGEAFWNEAIQVIDGLCAQTGNDLHQVGNDTCMKKTQDVEFSRDCAVESSNNKVNVPADIDASCSKQTELNTTLLGKFEETGELDASPLPVKHFDFSCDGKNLVVGQPSHLCLENRDRVANDSTTWSSVDQKRPEDKNATPPVFETQKRRHDLLGPIGGNISKDSPNRDIADFVVPVITNGATTPSSYMPLKDGLDISNWLPSAICNIYKRKGIAKLYPWQVDCLQIDGVLEKRNLVYCASTSAGKSFVAEILMLRRVIDSGKIALLVLPYVSICVEKAEHLEVLLEPIGKHVRTYYGSQGGGTLPKDTSVAVCTIEKANSLVNRLLEEDRLSEVGIIVIDELHMVADPSRGYLLELLLTKLRYAAGEGNGEACSGGSSATSSGKGDIATGLQIVGMSATMPNVAAVADWLHAALYQTEFRPVPLEEYIKVGNNIFDKSMEIVRTFPKSANLGGKDPDHVVELCNEVVQDGHSVLIFCSSRKGCESTAKHISMYLKKFSVKIQDESSEFTDVFSAIDALRRCPVGLDPVLEETLPSGVAYHHAGLTVEEREIVETCYRKGLVRVLTATSTLAAGVNLPARRVIFRQPKIGCDFIDGTRYKQMAGRAGRTGIDAKGESVLICRPEEIKRIKALLNDSCPPLQSCLSEDKNGMTHAILEVVASGIVQTANDIHRYVRCTLLNSTKPFEDVVKSAQDSLRWLCHKKFLEWNEHTKLYSATPLGRASFGSSLSPEESLIVLDDLSRAREGFVLASDLHLVYLATPTNVDVEPDWELFYERFMQLSSIEQSVGNRVGIVEPFLMRMAHGAPVRTGSHSRNAIKGLHSRIDSQLGVSKSNALSDEQSLRVCRRFYVALILSRLVQELPVGEVCAAFKVARGMVQALQENAGRFASMVSLFCERLGWQDLEGLFAKFQNRFSFGVRAEIVELTTIPCVKGSRARALYKGGLRTPLAIAEASITEIEKALFESVSWTAQDQAQRRIQLGIAKKIKNGARKIVLDRAEEARVTAFSAFQSLGLTVPQLSCPVLLPTNDGSNSNGSSNTGENSTSSFAHYKRRGKDISIGRQESEAGPDTNAGRSAKCLDTSLDISNKVNALPIGGIQVSSTPTKDLVPSSCSDLNETMSCIEAVDKEGQRLGVEKSTSGRNKLRSNDKGPINVASASSLDTLLDLWESVGDFHFDVHFSKKSEANSLLAYEVHGLAICWENSLVYYVNLAKILRNSDFDSCNNECSGQVNSIDANILLVMKILRWHRIVRILERTGVRKFTWNLKIQVQVLKNAGLSLNKNSLSRSINSAAIELVDGSFCRLPQVILHDGIDLCVVAWILWPEEEKSSNPSLEKEVKKRVSSEAAAAANQSGRWKNQMRRAAHNGCCRRVAQVRALHCVLWKLLVSEGLVDALMSIELPLVHVLADMEDKGIGVDMEGCLKARKLLSKKLKILENEAYKLAGVTFSLYMPADIANVLYDHLKLPIPEGRKKGKQHVSTDKQCLNLLRLEHPIVPVIKEHRTLAKLLNCTLGSICSLAKLSMRTQRYTLHGHWLQTSTATGRLSMEEPNLQCVAHMVEFRMHQNGDPQGDSDGTNLKINARDFFIPTEENWLLLTADYSQIELRLMAHFSRDLFLIELLSKSDGDAFSMIASRWTGKPEHNVSSQEREQTKRLVYGILYGMGANSLAEQLNCSADEAKEKIQSFKNSFPGVASWLHEAVAYCRQHGYVQTLKGRKRFLSKIKVGNSKEKAKAERQAVNSICQGSAADIIKIAMINLYSVIAGFNTCNSTDALATKFSMLKGHCHILLQVHDELVLEVEPAYLKEAGLLLKTCMESAASLLGLF from the exons ATGGATCTCAACGATAATCGCTCGCGTATTGATCAG TTTTTCTCGTCAAAGAAAAAGAGAACCCTTTCACCAAAGATTGTTAAAGATTCATCTCCTAGTGCAAAAGGAACTTTGGAAAGTTACTTGGTGGCCTCACAGAATGAATCTGTGAAAAGAAATTTGGCACTGGAGATTGATTTGTCTACCAAAAATGTAAATGGAGAAACCCTTTTGCTTAGTGATGATGGCTTCGGGGGTTTAGTTCCGTCCAGACCGGTTCCAAGAGAAGATTTTGGTGCTGGAGATGCTGGTAGTGGATCAGGTAGCCTGGATACTTCGGACCAAATTCAAGATTTTGAGGACGAGGAAAATCTAATACAGTATTGCAG TCAAGTCCAGCAAAGCTCACTTCATGAGCAAAAAGTGAATGGGCGTAAAAGATTTGGAAGTCCATCGGAGCTTGTTGTAGAAGGTACAACATCTAAGAGAAGACATTATGTTGTTGATAAAGAAAACTCACTGCCAGATGAGCAGACGCCACCTTGTGATAAAAGGGCTCCTGATGCTGAGTCGTGCAGCAGTTTTTCTACTGAAGCTATCAACTCCACCGCACGA GTAGACTTTAATAAAGATTTTTGCAAGTCTCAAGTCAGCTTAAGAAAATGCAATAAAATTACCGAGTCGGCTTCAATGGTGAATGACTGCACCACGCCTGCTGCACGTTGTACGAAATTGAGTGCCCGTGAAACTCCAGTATCACTTCATGGGAGCTCTGTATTCTCACTGGGAGAAGCATTTTGGAATGAGGCAATTCAAGTTATCGATGGTTTATGTGCTCAAACTGGTAATGACTTACACCAAGTGGGAAACGATACTTGTATGAAGAAGACTCAAGATGTAGAGTTCTCTCGTGATTGTGCTGTTGAAAGTTCAAATAATAAAGTCAATGTGCCAGCCGATATTGATGCTAGTTGTTCTAAGCAAACTGAACTTAATACTACATTGCTGGGGAAGTTTGAGGAAACTGGGGAACTAGACGCATCCCCATTGCCAGTAAAGCATTTTGACTTTTCATGCGATGGCAAAAATTTGGTTGTAGGTCAGCCAAGTCATCTTTGTTTAGAAAACAGAGATAGAGTTGCTAATGATAGCACAACATGGAGTTCTGTAGATCAAAAGAGACCAGAAGATAAGAATGCAACACCACCTGTTTTTGAAACTCAGAAGAGGAGGCATGACTTGTTAGGTCCTATTGGTGGCAACATCAGTAAAGATTCACCAAATAGGGATATTGCAGACTTTGTGGTTCCTGTTATCACCAATGGAGCTACTACTCCTTCAAGTTACATGCCGTTGAAAGATGGGTTGGACATAAGCAATTGGCTCCCCTCTGCAATATGCAACatttataaaagaaaaggaatagCAAAACTCTATCCTTGGCAG GTTGATTGTCTTCAAATAGATGGCGTTTTGGAGAAGAGAAATCTCGTTTATTGTGCATCTACAAG TGCTGGGAAGAGTTTTGTTGCTGAGATCTTGATGTTGAGACGTGTCATAGACTCTGGGAAAATTGCCCTGCTAGTGCTGCCTTATGTTTCAAtctgtgttgaaaag GCAGAACATCTCGAGGTCTTGTTGGAACCCATTGGCAAGCATGTACGTACTTATTATGGGAGCCAAGGCGGAGGAACACTTCCTAAAGATACATCAGTAGCTGTCTGTACTATTGAGAAGGCCAATTCATTAGTTAACAGATTGCTGGAAGAAGATAGATTATCAGAAGTCggcattattgttattgatgaACTACACATG GTTGCTGATCCCAGCAGGGGTTATTTGTTGGAGCTTCTATTAACAAAGCTTCGCTATGCAGCTGGTGAAGGTAATGGTGAGGCATGTAGTGGTGGAAGTTCAGCCACAAGTAGTGGTAAGGGTGACATAGCGACTGGTCTGCAAATTGTTGGAATGAGTGCTACAATGCCAAATGTGGCAGCAGTTGCAGATTGGCTTCAT gcAGCTTTATACCAGACTGAATTTCGTCCAGTCCCCTTGGAAGAGTATATAAAAGTGGGTAACAATATCTTTGACAAAAGTATGGAAATAGTTAGGACATTTCCTAAGTCGGCAAATCTTGGAGGCAAAGATCCAGACCATGTTGTTGAATTATGCAATGAG GTTGTTCAAGATGGTCATTCTGTACTTATATTCTGTTCTAGTCGGAAAGGATGTGAATCTACTGCTAAGCATATTTCAATGTATCTTAAGAAGTTCTCGGTGAAAATTCAAGACGAGTCTAGTGAATTCACTGATGTTTTCTCAGCCATCGATGCCTTGAGAAGGTGTCCTGTGGGTTTAGATCCTGTGTTAGAGGAAACTCTCCCCTCTGGTGTCGCTTATCATCATGCTGGCCTCACT GTTGAGGAAAGAGAAATTGTGGAAACTTGTTACCGTAAAGGTTTGGTACGTGTCCTTACTGCGACATCCACTCTTGCGGCTGGTGTTAATTTGCCTGCAAGGCGAGTCATATTTCGACAACCCAAGAttggttgtgattttattgatgGGACGAGGTATAAACAAATGGCTGGCAGAGCTGGTCGAACTGGTATAGATGCAAAAGGAGAAAGT GTGCTTATCTGTAGGCCTGAAGAAATCAAGAGAATAAAGGCCCTTCTGAATGATAGTTGCCCGccattgcaatcttgtctttctgAAGATAAAAATGGAATGACTCATGCTATTCTTGAAGTTGTGGCTAGTGGAATTGTTCAAACAGCAAATGATATTCATCGATATGTGAGGTGTACGCTCTTAAATTCTACAAAACCATTTGAAGATGTTGTTAAATCTGCGCAAGATTCTCTTAGGTGGTTATGTCATAAAAAGTTTCTTGAATGGAATGAACATACAAAATTGTACAGCGCCACTCCTTTGGGACGTGCTTCTTTCGGAAGTTCTCTTTCTCCAGAAGAATCACTG ATTGTTTTGGATGATCTTTCTCGAGCAAGAGAAGGATTTGTGCTAGCATCTGATCTGCATTTGGTTTACTTGGCAACACCCACCAATGTTGATGTTGAGCCTGATTGGGAATTGTTTTACGAAAGATTTATGCAGCTGTCTTCCATAGAGCAG TCAGTTGGAAACCGCGTTGGAATTGTAGAACCATTTTTGATGCGAATGGCACATGGTGCTCCTGTACGTACTGGAAGTCATTCGAGGAATGCTATAAAAGGCTTGCATAGCCGAATAGATTCTCAGCTGGGAGTATCAAAATCCAATGCCCTCTCAGATGAACAGTCTCTTCGTGTGTGCCGGCGATTCTATGTTGCTCTTATTTTGTCACGATTAGTGCAG GAACTACCAGTTGGCGAGGTTTGTGCAGCCTTCAAAGTAGCACGAGGAATGGTTCAAGCATTACAAGAAAATGCTGGAAGATTTGCGTCCATGGTTTCTTTATTTTGTGAGCGACTTGGTTGGCAAGATCTGGAAGGCTTGTTTGCTAAATTTCAAAATCGTTTTTCTTTTGGAGTGAGAGCAGAGATTGTAGAGCTTACTACTATCCCATGTGTAAAG gGCTCTAGGGCTAGAGCATTATACAAAGGTGGCCTGCGTACTCCTTTAGCAATTGCTGAAGCATCTATTACTGAAATAGAAAAAGCTCTCTTTGAATCAGTATCTTGGACTGCCCAAG ATCAAGCACAGAGGCGCATTCAGTTGGGAATAGCAAAGAAGATTAAAAATGGTGCAAGGAAAATTGTGCTTGATAGAGCTGAGGAGGCGAGAGTTACTGCATTCTCGGCATTCCAATCGCTTGGACTGACTGTTCCTCAGCTCTCTTGTCCAGTCTTGTTACCTACCAACGATGGATCTAATAGCAATGGATCATCGAATACTGGAGAAAATAGTACCAGTAGCTTTGCTCATTATAAAAGACGAGGAAAGGATATTTCAATTGGGAGACAGGAAAGTGAAGCTGGTCCAGATACTAATGCTGGAAGGTCAGCAAAATGTTTGGATACTAGCCTGGATATTTCAAACAAAGTCAATGCCTTGCCTATTGGTGGAATTCAAGTTTCTTCCACACCGACTAAAGATTTAGTTCCAAGTTCTTGTTCAGATCTGAATGAAACTATGTCTTGTATTGAGGCTGTAGATAAGGAGGGTCAGAGATTGGGTGTAGAAAAATCTACCAGTGGCAGAAATAAGCTGCGTTCTAATGACAAAGGTCCTATTAATGTAGCTAGTGCGAGCAGTCTGGACACACTCTTGGATCTGTGGGAATCTGTTGGAGATTTTCATTTTGATGTCCACTTCAGCAAAAAGTCCGAAGCAAATTCTTTGCTTGCATATGAAGTACATGGGTTAGCCATTTGCTGGGAAAATTCACTCGTGTATTATGTCAATCTTGCAAAGATTTTACGGAATAGTGATTTTGACTCCTGCAACAATGAGTGTTCTGGGCAAGTGAACTCGATTGATGCCAACATCTTGTTAGTCATGAAAATTCTCCGGTGGCATAGAATTGTTCGGATACTAGAGAGAACTGGTGTACGGAAATTTACATGGAACTTAAAAATTCAGGTCCAGGTGCTAAAAAATGCTGGTCTTTCACTCAATAAAAACAGTTTGAGTCGGTCAATTAATAGTGCCGCCATCGAACTCGTAGACGGCTCATTCTGTAGGCTGCCTCAGGTTATTCTGCATGATGGAATTGACTTGTGTGTTGTAGCCTGGATCCTTTGGCCCGAGGAGGAGAAAAGCTCCAATCCAAGTCTTGAGAAG GAAGTTAAGAAGCGTGTGTCCAGTGAGGCAGCAGCAGCAGCCAATCAGAGTGGAAGGTGGAAAAATCAGATGCGAAGAGCGGCTCATAATGGTTGCTGTCGCCGTGTTGCTCAAGTACGGGCCTTACATTGTGTTCTTTGGAAATTGCTTGTTTCTGAAGGACTGGTTGACGCGCTGATGAGTATTGAACTTCCCTTG GTTCATGTCCTTGCTGATATGGAAGATAAGGGAATAGGCGTAGACATGGAAGGTTGCTTAAAGGCACGGAAATTGTTGAGCAAAAAGCTTAAGATTCTTGAGAACGAAGCTTACAAACTCGCTGGCGTGACTTTTTCACTATATATGCCCGCTGATATTGCAAATGTACTTTATGATCACTTGAAGCTCCCAATACCTGAAGGACGCAAGAAAGGAAAACAACATGTGAGTACggacaaacaatgtttgaactTATTAAG GCTTGAACACCCTATTGTTCCAGTAATTAAAGAACACCGGACATTAGCAAAGCTCCTGAATTGCACTCTAGGATCAATATGTTCTTTAGCGAAGTTATCTATGAGGACACAGAGGTACACATTACATGGTCATTGGCTACAGACGTCAACAGCAACAGGCCGACTTTCGATGGAGGAACCTAATCTTCAG TGTGTTGCACATATGGTTGAATTCAGAATGCATCAAAATGGTGATCCCCAAGGCGATTCTGATGGTACAAATCTTAAAATAAATGCCCGGGACTTTTTTATTCCGACTGAG GAAAATTGGCTTCTCTTGACTGCAGATTATTCTCAGATAGAATTACGTTTGATGGCTCACTTCTCTAGGGACCTTTTTCTGATTGAACTACTCAGTAAGTCAGATGGTGATGCCTTTTCCATGATAGCATCCAGATGGACGGGCAAGCCAGAACACAATGTTAGTTCTCAAGAGCGAGAACAAACCAAGAGGCTAGTATATGGAATTCTCTATGGCATGGGTGCTAATAGTCTTGCTGAGCAGTTGAACTGCAGTGCAGATGAAGCTAAAGAGAAAATTCAAAGTTTCAAAAATTCGTTCCCTGGTGTTGCTTCTTGGCTTCATGAAGCTGTTGCATATTGCCGTCAACACGG ATATGTGCAAACTCTCAAGGGTAGAAAACgctttctatcaaaaataaagGTTGGCAACAGCAAGGAAAAAGCTAAAGCTGAGAGACAAGCAGTGAATTCTATATGTCAG GGTTCTGCCGCCGACATAATCAAGATAGCTATGATTAACCTGTACTCTGTAATTGCTGGGTTCAATACATGTAACTCCACCGATGCACTTGCGACAAAATTTTCTATGCTGAAGGGGCACTGCCATATTCTTTTGCAG